In Paraburkholderia bryophila, a single genomic region encodes these proteins:
- a CDS encoding 50S ribosomal protein L25/general stress protein Ctc yields MKVVAFERSLQGTGASRRLRIAGKTPGIVYGAGADTQLVELDHNALWHALKKEVFHSSILELEVAGKSEQVLLRDVQYHPFRQLVLHVDFQRVDAKKKLHTKVPLHFMNQESNPAVKLSSAVISHVINEIEIECLPSALPEFLEVDLATIEAGHSVHAKDIKLPAGVSLVAHVEAENPVIAAATIPAGAIAEGDAAAAAEGEKPAA; encoded by the coding sequence ATGAAAGTAGTCGCTTTCGAACGTTCTTTGCAAGGTACGGGTGCGAGCCGCCGCCTGCGTATCGCGGGTAAGACCCCGGGTATCGTATATGGCGCTGGTGCTGACACGCAATTGGTCGAACTGGACCACAACGCACTGTGGCACGCGCTGAAGAAAGAAGTTTTCCACTCGTCGATCCTCGAATTGGAAGTGGCAGGCAAGTCGGAACAGGTTCTGCTGCGCGACGTGCAATACCACCCGTTCCGTCAGCTCGTGCTGCACGTGGACTTCCAACGTGTCGACGCGAAGAAGAAGCTGCACACCAAGGTGCCGCTGCACTTCATGAACCAGGAATCGAACCCGGCAGTCAAGCTGTCGAGCGCGGTGATCTCGCACGTCATCAACGAAATCGAAATCGAGTGCCTGCCGTCGGCACTGCCGGAATTCCTCGAAGTTGATCTGGCAACGATCGAAGCAGGTCACTCGGTTCACGCCAAGGACATCAAGCTGCCGGCAGGTGTGTCGCTGGTTGCTCACGTCGAAGCAGAAAATCCGGTGATCGCAGCTGCAACGATCCCGGCTGGCGCAATCGCTGAAGGCGACGCTGCCGCTGCTGCTGAAGGCGAAAAGCCGGCTGCTTAA
- the pth gene encoding aminoacyl-tRNA hydrolase: protein MIKLIVGLGNPGAEYTATRHNAGFWLVDQLAREAGTTLRDERRFHGFYAKARLHGEEVHLLEPQTYMNRSGQSVVAVAQFFKILPDEILVTHDELDMPPGSVKLKLGGGSGGHNGLKDITAHLSSQQYWRLRIGIGHPRDLIPESARAGAKPDVANYVLKPPRREEQDVIDASVERALAVMPQIIKGELERAMTQLHRNP from the coding sequence ATGATCAAGCTGATCGTCGGGCTCGGCAATCCGGGCGCCGAATACACCGCGACGCGCCACAACGCCGGCTTCTGGCTGGTCGATCAATTGGCGCGCGAAGCAGGCACGACGCTGCGCGACGAGCGGCGCTTCCACGGTTTCTACGCGAAGGCGCGGCTGCACGGTGAGGAAGTGCATCTGCTGGAGCCGCAGACTTATATGAACCGCTCGGGTCAATCGGTAGTGGCGGTGGCGCAGTTCTTCAAAATTCTGCCCGATGAGATTCTGGTCACGCATGACGAGCTCGACATGCCGCCCGGCAGCGTCAAGCTGAAACTGGGCGGTGGCAGCGGCGGCCATAACGGTCTGAAGGACATCACTGCGCATTTGTCGTCGCAGCAATATTGGCGGCTGCGGATCGGCATTGGACATCCGCGTGACCTGATTCCCGAAAGCGCGCGTGCCGGCGCCAAGCCGGATGTCGCCAATTACGTGCTGAAGCCGCCGCGGCGTGAAGAGCAGGACGTCATCGATGCATCGGTCGAGCGCGCGCTCGCTGTCATGCCGCAGATCATCAAGGGCGAGCTGGAACGGGCGATGACCCAGTTGCATCGCAATCCGTGA